From the genome of Fundidesulfovibrio soli, one region includes:
- a CDS encoding WcbI family polysaccharide biosynthesis putative acetyltransferase — translation MEDGKRLCILHGNCQGEILAALLSASPEFSAAYRVEFYVNFTRQAIPEASLSRCALLLHQHLGEQWGDLASGFLKSRLPAGARALCYPNMFFKGYWPFWSGKAGIDFRDSMLDSLLDRGLPPSDVMRMALSRNLPAMFGLQDMLAETFAREEAKQALCDVPYLDVLRRGYRAERLFNTINHPRTRLMLHAADAGLELLGMPPLPEEFRSRCPELFAEFELPINPRVAECYGLAFAGEDTPYNVFGTPMRYMEYAALYVDCRLAGRGDFIAYLQGN, via the coding sequence ATGGAAGACGGCAAACGGCTCTGCATCCTGCACGGCAACTGCCAGGGCGAGATTCTGGCGGCGTTGCTTTCGGCCTCGCCGGAGTTCTCGGCCGCGTACCGGGTGGAGTTTTACGTCAACTTCACCCGGCAGGCCATACCCGAGGCGAGCCTCTCGCGCTGCGCCCTGCTCCTGCACCAGCACCTGGGCGAACAGTGGGGCGACCTGGCTTCCGGCTTCCTGAAGTCCCGGCTGCCCGCCGGGGCGCGCGCCTTGTGCTACCCGAACATGTTCTTCAAGGGGTACTGGCCGTTCTGGTCCGGCAAGGCGGGCATCGACTTCCGGGACTCCATGCTCGACTCGCTGCTCGACCGGGGCCTGCCCCCGTCGGATGTCATGCGCATGGCGCTCTCGCGCAATCTGCCCGCCATGTTCGGCCTGCAGGACATGCTGGCGGAGACCTTCGCCCGGGAGGAGGCCAAGCAGGCCCTGTGCGACGTGCCCTACCTGGACGTGCTGCGGCGCGGCTACAGGGCCGAGCGGCTCTTCAACACCATCAACCACCCGCGCACCCGGCTGATGCTGCACGCGGCCGACGCCGGGCTGGAGCTGCTGGGCATGCCGCCCCTGCCGGAGGAATTCCGGTCCCGCTGCCCGGAGCTGTTCGCCGAGTTCGAGCTGCCCATCAACCCGCGCGTGGCCGAATGCTACGGCCTGGCCTTCGCGGGGGAGGACACGCCCTATAACGTGTTCGGCACGCCCATGCGCTACATGGAGTACGCCGCGCTCTACGTCGATTGCAGGCTGGCCGGGCGCGGGGATTTCATCGCCTACCTGCAAGGGAATTGA
- a CDS encoding HDIG domain-containing metalloprotein: MIARDEALALIESHNPESHMLLHALQSEAVMAAMARKLGRDEALWGLTGLLHDVDYPLTKDAPERHGLEAGGMLEGKVPQDVIAAIAAHNGELTGKAPETELDFALRCAESVTGIIHAATLMRPTGYEGLEPKSVKKKMKDKAFARSVRRENILECDKAGIGLDEFLGLAIGAMAEVKAG; encoded by the coding sequence ATGATCGCCCGCGATGAAGCCCTGGCCCTGATCGAGTCCCACAATCCCGAAAGCCACATGCTGCTGCACGCCCTGCAGTCCGAGGCGGTCATGGCGGCCATGGCCCGAAAGCTCGGGCGCGACGAGGCCCTCTGGGGCCTGACGGGGCTGCTGCACGACGTGGACTACCCCCTGACCAAGGACGCCCCCGAGCGCCACGGCCTGGAGGCCGGCGGGATGCTCGAGGGCAAGGTGCCGCAGGATGTGATTGCGGCCATCGCGGCCCACAACGGCGAGTTGACGGGAAAGGCCCCGGAGACTGAGCTGGACTTCGCCCTGCGCTGCGCCGAGTCCGTCACCGGGATCATCCACGCGGCCACGCTCATGCGCCCCACGGGCTACGAGGGCCTGGAGCCCAAGAGCGTGAAGAAGAAGATGAAGGACAAGGCCTTCGCCCGCTCCGTGCGGCGGGAGAACATCCTGGAGTGCGACAAGGCCGGGATCGGCCTGGACGAGTTTCTGGGGCTGGCTATCGGAGCGATGGCGGAGGTGAAGGCGGGGTAG